From one Triticum urartu cultivar G1812 chromosome 3, Tu2.1, whole genome shotgun sequence genomic stretch:
- the LOC125542408 gene encoding endo-1,4-beta-xylanase 1-like, with amino-acid sequence MVCVWRCGGCLEPLQYFATGVRCAFELFRRDLDGRPSPLYIRPAAAIPPQPHRTTAPPATDDKRAPLPPPTASAMACSCCAQGVVFNANVIRNSALEDGLAGWAPLGACTELSVQHEEPEKVPTETINDVEDGYRPSGRYILATGRGGEEDGLCQAIPAGALKPRVTYRVAGWIGLGDGAAGEHAVRVNIRVDGEDEECALVVEGGAVCAEAGKWTEIKGVFRLKASPASGAAVHVQGAPAGVDVKVMDLQVFATDRKARFKKLRKKTDKVRKRDVVLKFAGAGASSAVSGASIRVMQMDTSFAFGACINPAVIQEPAFVDYFTKHFDWAVFENELKWYHTEAVQGQLNYTDPDALLDFCDRHGKPVRGHCIFWAVDRMVQKWVKDLPTDQLTAAVQGRLTSLLTRYAGRFPHYDVNNEMLHGTFFQDRLGDDVNAFMFKETARLDPGAALFVNDYNVEGGGDPNATPEKYIAQVNALMEKGAPVGGIGLQGHVTNPAGEIICDALDKLATTDLPVWLTELDVCESDVCLRAEDLEVVLREAYAHPAVEGVVLWGFMQGHMWRQDACLVNSDGTINDAGQRFINLRQEWTSHARGKIDSDGNFKFRGYHGSYVVQLATATGKMHKAFSVEKGDTPLVLDMDV; translated from the exons ATGGTGTGTGTGTGGAGGTGCGGTGGTTGCTTGGAGCCTCTGCAATATTTTGCGACCGGCGTTCGGTGCGCTTTCGAGCTATTTCGCCGTGATCTCGATGGCCgaccctcccccctttatatacggccGGCCGCCGCGATCCCTCCTCAGCCTCACCGCACCACCGCACCGCCTGCCACCGACGACAAGCGCGCTCCCCTACCGCCTCCTACCGCCAGCGCCATGGCCTGCAGCTGCTGCGCTCAAGGGGTGGTGTTCAACGCCAACGTGATCCGGAACAGCGCGCTGGAGGACGGGCTCGCCGGGTGGGCGCCGCTGGGGGCATGCACGGAGCTGTCGGTGCAGCACGAGGAGCCGGAGAAGGTGCCCACGGAGACCATCAACGACGTGGAGGACGGGTACAGGCCCAGCGGCAGGTACATTCTGGCGACCGGCCGCGGGGGCGAGGAGGACGGCCTCTGCCAGGCGATCCCGGCTGGCGCGCTCAAGCCCCGCGTCACCTACCGGGTGGCCGGTTGGATCGGCCTCGGCGACGGCGCCGCCGGGGAGCACGCGGTGCGCGTCAACATTCGCGTGGACGGTGAGGACGAGGAGTGCGCGCTGGTGGTCGAGGGCGGCGCGGTGTGCGCCGAGGCCGGCAAGTGGACGGAGATCAAGGGCGTGTTCCGGCTCAAGGCGAGTCCGGCGTCCGGCGCCGCGGTGCACGTCCAGGGCGCGCCCGCCGGCGTCGACGTGAAGGTGATGGATCTCCAGGTGTTCGCCACGGACCGCAAGGCCCggttcaagaagctccggaagaAGACTGACAAG GTGCGGAAGCGCGACGTGGTGCTCAAGTTCGCCGGCGCCGGGGCGTCGTCGGCGGTGTCGGGGGCGTCGATCCGGGTGATGCAGATGGACACGAGCTTCGCGTTCGGCGCGTGCATCAACCCGGCGGTGATCCAGGAGCCGGCGTTCGTCGACTACTTCACCAAGCACTTCGACTGGGCGGTGTTCGAGAACGAGCTCAAGTGGTACCACACGGAGGCGGTGCAGGGGCAGCTCAACTACACCGACCCCGACGCGCTGCTCGACTTCTGCGACCGCCACGGCAAGCCCGTGCGGGGGCACTGCATCTTCTGGGCCGTCGACCGCATGGTGCAGAAGTGGGTCAAGGACCTGCCCACCGACCAGCTCACCGCCGCCGTCCAGGGCCGGCTGACAAGCCTCCTCACCCGCTACGCCGGCCGGTTCCCGCACTACGACGTCAACAACGAGATGCTCCACGGCACCTTCTTCCAGGACCGCCTCGGCGACGACGTCAACGCCTTCATGTTCAAGGAGACGGCCAGGCTCGACCCCGGCGCCGCCCTCTTCGTCAACGACTACAACGTCGAGGGCGGCGGCGACCCCAACGCCACCCCGGAGAAGTACATCGCGCAGGTCAACGCGCTCATGGAGAAGGGCGCCCCCGTGGGCGGCATCGGGCTGCAGGGCCACGTCACCAACCCCGCCGGCGAGATCATCTGCGACGCGCTCGACAAGCTCGCCACCACCGACCTCCCCGTCTGGCTCACCGAGCTGGACGTGTGCGAGTCCGACGTCTGCCTCCGCGCCGAGGACCTGGAGGTGGTGCTCCGGGAGGCGTACGCGCACCCGGCCGTGGAGGGCGTCGTGCTCTGGGGGTTCATGCAGGGGCACATGTGGCGCCAGGACGCCTGCCTCGTCAACTCCGACGGCACCATCAACGACGCCGGCCAAAGGTTCATCAACCTGCGGCAGGAGTGGACGTCGCACGCGCGCGGGAAGATCGACAGCGACGGCAACTTCAAGTTCAGGGGGTACCACGGCTCGTACGTCGTGCAGCTCGCGACGGCCACGGGGAAGATGCACAAGGCCTTCAGCGTCGAGAAGGGGGACACGCCTCTCGTGCTGGACATGGACGTCTGA